Part of the Vigna angularis cultivar LongXiaoDou No.4 chromosome 1, ASM1680809v1, whole genome shotgun sequence genome, GGTAggtgaaaaaaattattgggtATCTATATTATAACCCTAAGAACATAAAGTCACTGGTGAATGCAGCAAAAGTAGGAAAAAGGGGGTCACAGTCACAATTTTGAGACACGAAAGTTTAGGGCGAGGGAAGGCTTGTCCATTTGGAGGACAGGGTAAGCTACTACCGTTAACAAAGATTTTCAGTTAGATTACATGaacattgcatggaacataTCAAATGTCAGATTCCTGAATTAGAACAAGTTGTTCAGTTGACATAAGATGTTGAGCCTCACGCATGCATGCTTAGTCTACGTGATCCTCTCGTTATAGTAATTACATTACGTGATTGGGTGTTGCAAATTAGGGCAATAGAGTTATCTTGTACGATAATTAATGAGCTGTAGTTTGGTAGTAGGTACTGCTGTGCATACGGAAGCTTGGTATATTGAAAATTCATATTAACAGTATTTGACAAGATGCAGCTCATGACTAGAAATAAGGCAAGCATATCGGGCACACAATTGCGGGTTATAAAGCATTAATAGTAAAGGATACTTATTCTCTTAAATCTATGTATTGACAGTGCAAGACAGACTTAGAAGCCCCAATTTCACAGACGTCAAGAATTAGCATTATACACAAGCCTTTGGTAGAGATTTTACCCTTTAAAAGCTATCATCATTATTCTAGTAAAACTGCTCTCATACTAGTAATAATGTTCTCATGTACAGGATAGAAAAAATGTTGTATATTTGCACTATCATAAAGAATGATGCATGATGCATATgtaaagattaaattttaaaatataaatatcagttatgaatttccaaaattaaacttctaatattttaatttttgccCTGAAGTAGTTATTGGCTACTCTAAAACTAACTTTTTTTCTTGGATGAGCAAGAAAGTTGAAGTTAAGTGTATAAATATTGATGAATTTTTGTCATCATTACCGGGTCTCTTAGACACAAAACCCCCTCTGCTCTCAACAAGAGCTTTTTCCTTCTCTGGATCATGATCCAGAGTAAGTGGCTTTGCTCGACCTTTGTTGCATGATATTGCTCGAGAATCACCAACATTGGCTACCAGTAGCTTTACTCCATTGACTAGTATTGCTGCAACTGCTGTTGATCCTCCACGTGAATCAGCTATGTTTTCTAAAATCTCATCATCCGTTGCTTTGCATGCTTTCTTAATAGCCTGCCCTGGATTTTCCCAGAAACCAGGCTATTGATGCatgattaagaaaacaaatataagtGAGAATAATAATGGTGTGGACTGAAATATAACAGTTACTAAAGGATATACCTCACTCAGTATATTTTCAAATAGATGGTTTCGTAAGTATTTGGCAACTTCATGACCGGAGTGACCATCAAATATTGCATACAATCCTAAGTCATAGCCATCGAGATTCCTACGTTGAGCGAAAATATAGTCTTCCATTCCATGGTTCATCTGTCCTTGTATTAGGTGATATCCATGGATGAAATGTCTAGTTGAAGGGTTATTCTTTTCATTTGGGTATCTTGTGACCATACCCTTGTGAGGTTGCTCCTGTGTTTAGTAAAGTTCAGGCTTTCCTGTTAGATTGTGTGATAAAATCCATGTCTTTTACTAATGATCATTTGATTTTGGGGAGAGCATGCATGGGAATGAAGTTTTGTAGAGAACGAGAAGCTAAAAATGGTTAACCATAAGTCTCAAGATGCAAAAGCTATTTCTCATAATCTGTTGACTGATATGATAAAAATCAAGTAACCTATTTTAATGATTGTACTTGAGCAATTGTAAAATCCCCACAAGTGCTTGAAACGATAATATAAGcacaaaacataaatagattGAAACGATTATGTAAGAACAAAGGAGTTATAAGTGGTAAAGTTGGAAGGGAAGGTAGGAGAGGTTGAGTTCAACTACCCCATTaacaaacatttataattttaataattaatattataagatgaaaatgCATAGAACGAAAATGAAAGAGGATAACCTTTCTTTCAAAAGAATCCAAATCGCTTCCTCTTCTTGATATCCTCTTCTAATAGAAAAGGAATTCTATCAGAACATCGGTACTAACTGTTTCCTAAATTCAGGTGAGGTTTTAAATCCTGAGAGTCCTTGCAGTGAAGAACTATAAGGATAAGGGGGTTTCAAATGATATATGTAGCactaaaaatgattaaaaataatgtgtATATTTGATAAACCAAAGGactaagtaattaaaatttaaaaaaactttttttgcTTCGAACTCGTCCAAACAACGGTATATACATAAAAGTTGCTAGATATACCTTGAATGGAGAAGGATGTTCATCGGTAGTCAAAGTTGACTTTCTTTTTTGCAAGTTAGATTTGGCCTGGTCAAGacgaaacaagaaaaaaatatcaagcCGGAACATGTCATGATGCTTCATAAAGCCATTACTTGATGTCAAGAAACTATTTATTTGGATTACACTGAATAAAATTCCAgcttttatttaagaaaaaaaaaaggttacaTAAATATTgcataaaataacaatttagaACACATGGAGTTTTGCATGTGCGTGATGGAAGAGGTTTGATTTCATCCAATATCACATCATAAGTGCATGAGTTGGTGCCTCCATTGTTACGACATAGGGATATGCGTCAATGTCTCCAATTTTCCAATTTTAGATGGGTAACGGGACAGTATTTTCCCTATCACATAAATGCAAAATTACCtttgtaatttgttttatttttttactgtatttaattattattttacggTTCATCCCGTAAAAAGGTTTAGATTTTCTTTACATAAAGTTTTGGTTGGAAATATATGGGAGGAAATAGTTTCTTTTTGAAATaactttcaaatattttgaatagaTAAAACTAAAACCCAGTCCGTTGCTTCCATTCTTTTTGTAAATTATctctaacaaataattaaattcatatttatagataataataataataaattctttATTCTGTTTCAAATATAAGTCTCTTTAAAATCGTTAATGATGTGGTTTTTCATGTCTTTCACAGAATCCAAGTTGCTGCTTAGCTtctgtgtttttctttcctttgaGGCGATTTTCTTGCTTATGAAAAATTCTTAGTCTCCTATTAAATTCTCATGTGTTTTGAATATCCATAGTCACTTTCATATAATCTTCTACTTTTTAACAGCATATAATCTGCTGTTCACTTAACCCATCATGACAAGTAACTACCATGTTAGCATATACATATGCATACTTATCCTTTACCAGTACAATTACGAACATATAGTGGGGTGTTATACATACATATTAATTCACCTCTTGCATGAAATGAGCTTACGTACGTACCTTCATCATATTCGTTTGATGCATGCCTTTGTCTTTGAGTTCAGATTCAGAAGAAGTTGAGGAATAACAATGGCTGTTTTTGAGACTGAGAAAGAAACGGAAGCATGGTAAGCAATAGATGATACTGGTATATGTATATGTTTCTGAAACATCATGCGCAAGTGTCCTTGGTGGGAAGGAAGGACATGTGGCTAAAGAATGCATGGGGTAGTGTCATTCACCGCTTATTGTGTTTGCTTTTGCCTACTTCACAATAATCTATTCTAGCTTCTACTCCAGAAGGAACCAGATTCGTTACTCTATCGCCAAtagatttaaacaaaaaaaaaaagaaaagaataccATAGCCAGCAATATTATCATTTTACTTTTCCAGAAATTATATCCTTCAGAATATCGTAACTTTCCTTAAAATGAATGTTATAACTAAAAATGCTTTCTACAACCTTATAACTAGGAATGTTCTTCCTTAATATATCTAAACAAAATGTTTGGTTAAACTTAAGtggattttttaattta contains:
- the LOC108319404 gene encoding probable protein phosphatase 2C 28 isoform X3, producing the protein MHQTNMMKAKSNLQKRKSTLTTDEHPSPFKEQPHKGMVTRYPNEKNNPSTRHFIHGYHLIQGQMNHGMEDYIFAQRRNLDGYDLGLYAIFDGHSGHEVAKYLRNHLFENILSEPGFWENPGQAIKKACKATDDEILENIADSRGGSTAVAAILVNGVKLLVANVGDSRAISCNKGRAKPLTLDHDPEKEKALVESRGGFVSKRPGNVPRVDGQLAMTRAFGDGKLKEHITAEPDVTIQKIDEDTEFIILASDGLWKVMTNQEACDCIKNVDGAEKAAKKLVKEAISLGSCDDISSIVIMF
- the LOC108319404 gene encoding probable protein phosphatase 2C 28 isoform X4, translating into MHQTNMMKAKSNLQKRKSTLTTDEHPSPFKKRISRRGSDLDSFERKEQPHKGMVTRYPNEKNNPSTRHFIHGYHLIQGQMNHGMEDYIFAQRRNLDGYDLGLYAIFDGHSGHEVAKYLRNHLFENILSEPGFWENPGQAIKKACKATDDEILENIADSRGGSTAVAAILVNGVKLLVANVGDSRAISCNKGRAKPLTLDHDPEKEKALVESRGGFVSKRPGNVPRVDGQLAMTRAFGDGKLKEHITAEPDVTIQKIDEDTEFIILASDGLWKHWPMYRR
- the LOC108319404 gene encoding probable protein phosphatase 2C 28 isoform X5, producing MHQTNMMKAKSNLQKRKSTLTTDEHPSPFKPGFWENPGQAIKKACKATDDEILENIADSRGGSTAVAAILVNGVKLLVANVGDSRAISCNKGRAKPLTLDHDPEKEKALVESRGGFVSKRPGNVPRVDGQLAMTRAFGDGKLKEHITAEPDVTIQKIDEDTEFIILASDGLWKVMTNQEACDCIKNVDGAEKAAKKLVKEAISLGSCDDISSIVIMF
- the LOC108319404 gene encoding probable protein phosphatase 2C 39 isoform X2 encodes the protein MHQTNMMKAKSNLQKRKSTLTTDEHPSPFKRISRRGSDLDSFERKEQPHKGMVTRYPNEKNNPSTRHFIHGYHLIQGQMNHGMEDYIFAQRRNLDGYDLGLYAIFDGHSGHEVAKYLRNHLFENILSEPGFWENPGQAIKKACKATDDEILENIADSRGGSTAVAAILVNGVKLLVANVGDSRAISCNKGRAKPLTLDHDPEKEKALVESRGGFVSKRPGNVPRVDGQLAMTRAFGDGKLKEHITAEPDVTIQKIDEDTEFIILASDGLWKVMTNQEACDCIKNVDGAEKAAKKLVKEAISLGSCDDISSIVIMF
- the LOC108319404 gene encoding probable protein phosphatase 2C 39 isoform X1 is translated as MHQTNMMKAKSNLQKRKSTLTTDEHPSPFKKRISRRGSDLDSFERKEQPHKGMVTRYPNEKNNPSTRHFIHGYHLIQGQMNHGMEDYIFAQRRNLDGYDLGLYAIFDGHSGHEVAKYLRNHLFENILSEPGFWENPGQAIKKACKATDDEILENIADSRGGSTAVAAILVNGVKLLVANVGDSRAISCNKGRAKPLTLDHDPEKEKALVESRGGFVSKRPGNVPRVDGQLAMTRAFGDGKLKEHITAEPDVTIQKIDEDTEFIILASDGLWKVMTNQEACDCIKNVDGAEKAAKKLVKEAISLGSCDDISSIVIMF